In Papio anubis isolate 15944 chromosome 17, Panubis1.0, whole genome shotgun sequence, the following are encoded in one genomic region:
- the LPO gene encoding lactoperoxidase — protein MRILLHLPALLASFILLQAAASATRAQTTRTSAISDAVSQAKVQVNKAFLDSRTRLKTAMSSETPTSRQLSEYLKHAKGRTRTAIRNGQVWEESLKRLGQKASLTNVTDPSLDLTSLSLEVGCGAPAPVVRCDPCSPYRTITGDCNNRRKPALGAANRALARWLPAEYEDGLSLPFGWTPGKTRNGFPLPLAREVSNKIVGYLNEEGVLDQNRSLFFMQWGQIVDHDLDFAPDTELGSSEYSKAQCDEYCIQGDNCFPIMFPPNDPKARTQGKCMPFFRAGFVCPTPPYKSLAREQINALTSFLDASFVYSSEPSLASRLRNLSSPLGLMAVNQEVSDHGLPYLPYDSKKPSPCEFINTTARVPCFLAGDSRASEHILLATSHTLFLREHNRLARELKRLNPQWDGEKLYQEARKILGAFVQIITFRDYLPILLGDHMQKWIAPYQGYNESVDPRISNVFTFAFRFGHLEVPSSVFRLDENYQPWGPEPELPLHTLFFNTWRMVKDGGIDPLVRGLLAKKSKLMKQNKMMTGELRNKLFQPTHRIHGFDLAAINTQRCRDHGQPGYNSWRAFCDLSQPQTLEELNTVLKNKMLAKKLLGLYGTPDNIDIWIGAIAEPLMERGRVGPLLACLLGKQFQQIRDGDRFWWENPGVFTKEQKDSLRKMSFSRLVCDNTRITKVPRDPFRANSYPYDFVDCSAIDKLDLSPWASVKN, from the exons ATGAGGATCCTTCTCCATCTCCCAGCCCTCCTGGCTTCTTTCATCTTGCTTCAGGCTGCAGCATCTGCCACAAGAG CACAGACCACCAGAACCTCTGCCATCTCTGATGCTGTGAGTCAGGCCAAGGTCCAAGTCAACAAGGCCTTTCTGGACTCCCGAACCAG GCTGAAGACCGCCATGAGCTCTGAGACTCCCACCAGCCGACAGCTCTCAGAATACCTCAAGCATGCCAAAGGCCGGACGCGTACAGCCATCCGCAACGGACAGGTGTGGGAGGAGTCTTTAAAGAGACTGGGGCAGAAGGCGTCCTTGACCAATGTCACAG ACCCCAGCCTGGACTTGACTTCGCTGTCTCTGGAGGTGGGCTGTGGTGCTCCTGCTCCCGTGGTGAGATGCGACCCGTGCAGCCCTTACCGCACCATTACCGGAGACTGCAACAACAG GAGGAAGCCTGCGCTGGGCGCCGCCAACAGGGCTCTGGCGCGCTGGCTGCCCGCGGAGTACGAGGACGGGCTCTCCCTGCCCTTCGGCTGGACGCCGGGGAAGACGCGCAACGGCTTCCCTCTCCCGCTG GCCCGGGAGGTATCTAACAAGATTGTTGGCTATCTGAATGAGGAGGGTGTTCTGGACCAAAACAGGTCCCTGTTCTTCATGCAGTGGGGTCAGATTGTAGATCACGACCTGGATTTTGCCCCTGACACCGAGCTGGGGAGTAGTGAGTACTCCAAAGCCCAGTGTGATGAGTACTGTATCCAGGGAGACAACTGCTTCCCCATCATG TTCCCACCCAATGACCCCAAGGCGAGGACTCAAGGGAAATGCATGCCTTTCTTCCGAGCTGGATTTGTCTGCCCCACTCCACCCTACAAGTCCCTGGCCCGAGAGCAGATCAATGCTCTGACTTCCTTCCTGGATGCCAGCTTTGTGTACAGCTCCGAGCCAAGCCTGGCCAGCCGCCTCCGCAACCTCAGCAGCCCCCTGGGCCTCATGGCTGTCAACCAGGAGGTCTCAGACCATGGGCTACCCTACCTGCCCTATGACAGCAAGAAGCCAAGCCCCTGTGAGTTCATCAACACCACAGCCCGTGTGCCCTGCTTCCTGGCAG GAGATTCTCGAGCTTCAGAGCATATTCTGCTGGCCACGTCCCACACCCTCTTTCTCCGCGAGCATAACCGGCTGGCCAGAGAACTAAAGAGACTCAACCCTCAGTGGGATGGAGAGAAGCTCTACCAGGAAGCCCGGAAAATCCTGGGAGCCTTCGTGCAG ATTATCACCTTTAGGGACTACCTACCCATTTTGCTAGGTGACCACATGCAGAAGTGGATAGCCCCATATCAAGGCTACAATGAATCTGTGGATCCCAGAATTTCCAATGTCTTCACCTTCGCCTTCCGCTTTGGCCACTTGGAGGTCCCCTCTTCTGTGTTCCGCCTGGATGAGAATTATCAGCCATGGGGGCCAGAACCAGAACTCCCCCTCCACACCCTCTTCTTCAACACTTGGAGGATGGTCAAAGATG GTGGAATTGATCCTCTGGTGCGGGGCCTGCTGGCCAAGAAATCCAAGCtgatgaaacagaataaaatgatGACTGGAGAGCTGCGCAACAAGCTTTTCCAGCCAACTCACAGGATCCATGGCTTTGACCTGGCTGCCATCAACACACAGCGTTGCCGGGACCATGGGCAACCTG GGTACAATTCCTGGAGAGCCTTCTGCGACCTCTCACAGCCGCAGACATTAGAGGAGTTGAACACAGTGCTGAAGAACAAGATGCTGGCCAAGAAGTTACTGGGTCTCTACGGGACCCCTGACAACATCGACATCTGGATAGGGGCCATTGCTGAGCCGCTGATGGAAAGGGGTCGGGTGGGGCCTCTCCTGGCCTGCCTCTTGGGCAAGCAGTTCCAGCAGATCCGCGATGGAGACAG GTTCTGGTGGGAAAACCCTGGGGTCTTCACAAAGGAGCAGAAGGACTCTTTACGGAAAATGTCCTTCTCACGCCTTGTCTGTGACAACACCCGCATCACCAAGGTCCCACGGGACCCATTCCGGGCCAACAGCTACCCCTATGACTTCGTGGATTGCTCAGCCATCGACAAGCTGGACCTGTCACCCTGGGCCTCAGTGAAGAATTAG